Proteins encoded together in one Vanessa tameamea isolate UH-Manoa-2023 chromosome 28, ilVanTame1 primary haplotype, whole genome shotgun sequence window:
- the LOC113391905 gene encoding histone H1.1, embryonic-like produces MSSDGSDIEMQSALPKKTFKKAPKSPTADILKKQEVKKFSTKEMINQALIDLKSRKGTSLYAIKKYLEEKYHVDVEKNNYLIKKYLKASVEIGTIVQTKGVGATGSFKLAVGKDKLEKTKKKKEKKSEITEKSKPEKTKTKKKVESNDESKKVAKKMPKKVEISKKNETTDKKEKDVTKKSKNKKEKTVKSKASKMAKGMQTPAKKRAAMMKRKSIGSIIKPPKMKPKAAA; encoded by the coding sequence ATGTCGTCAGATGGGTCGGACATCGAAATGCAATCGGCGTTAccgaaaaaaacatttaagaaaGCACCAAAAAGTCCAACAGCAGATATTTTAAAGAAGCAAGAAGTGAAAAAATTCAGTACGAAAGAAATGATTAATCAAGCGTTGATCGATCTGAAAAGTCGCAAAGGAACATCTCTGTACGCCATTAAGAAATATCTCGAAGAGAAATATCACGTTGATgttgagaaaaataattatttaatcaagaaatatttgaaagcaAGCGTTGAAATCGGAACGATAGTCCAAACTAAAGGGGTAGGAGCCACCGGATCGTTCAAGCTGGCGGTCGGCAAAGATAAATTAGAGAAAACgaagaaaaagaaagaaaaaaaatctgagATAACAGAAAAATCAAAACCGGagaaaactaaaactaaaaaaaaagttgaatcgAACGATGAAAGTAAAAAAGTAGCGAAGAAAATGCCGAAAAAAGTTGAGATctcaaaaaaaaacgaaacaacaGATAAAAAAGAGAAAGACGTCACGaagaaatctaaaaataaaaaagagaaaacTGTCAAATCGAAGGCAAGCAAGATGGCGAAAGGTATGCAAACTCCCGCCAAAAAACGGGCCGCCATGATGAAGAGAAAAAGCATTGGTTCGATTATCAAACCGCCGAAAATGAAGCCGAAGGCCGCAGCCTAA